From Bos mutus isolate GX-2022 chromosome 5, NWIPB_WYAK_1.1, whole genome shotgun sequence, one genomic window encodes:
- the PDXP gene encoding chronophin — protein MARCERLRGAALRDVVGRAQGVLFDCDGVLWNGERAVPGAPELLERLAQAGKAALFVSNNSRRARPELALRFARLGFGGLRSEQLFSSALCAARLLRQRLLGPPDTQGAVFVLGGEGLRAELRAAGLRLAGDPSEDPGAAPRVRAVLVGYDEHFSFAKLSEACAHLRDPDCLLVATDRDPWHPLSDGSRTPGTGSLAAAVETASGRQALVVGKPSPYMFECITEHFSVDPGRTLMVGDRLETDILFGHRCGMTTVLTLTGVSRLEEAQAYLAAGQHDLVPHYYVESIADLMEGLED, from the exons ATGGCGCGCTGCGAGCGGCTGCGCGGCGCGGCCCTGCGCGACGTGGTGGGCCGGGCGCAGGGGGTCCTGTTCGACTGCGACGGGGTGCTGTGGAACGGCGAGCGCGCAGTGCCGGGCGCCCCCGAGCTCCTGGAGAGACTGGCTCAGGCTGGCAAGGCGGCGCTCTTCGTGAGCAACAACAGCCGGCGCGCGCGGCCCGAGCTGGCCCTCCGCTTCGCGCGTCTTGGCTTCGGGGGGCTGCGCTCCGAGCAGCTCTTCAGCTCCGCGCTGTGCGCCGCGCGCTTGCTGCGCCAGCGCCTGCTCGGACCTCCGGACACTCAGGGCGCGGTGTTCGTGCTGGGCGGTGAAGGGCTGCGGGCCGAGCTGCGCGCCGCCGGGCTGCGCCTGGCGGGGGACCCCAGCGAGGACCCGGGCGCGGCCCCGCGCGTGCGCGCCGTGCTTGTGGGCTACGACGAGCACTTCTCCTTCGCCAAGCTGAGCGAGGCCTGCGCGCACTTGCGCGACCCCGACTGCCTGCTGGTAGCCACCGACCGCGACCCGTGGCACCCGCTCAGCGACGGCAGCCGGACCCCCG GCACCGGGAGCTTGGCTGCTGCTGTGGAGACAGCCTCGGGCCGCCAGGCCCTGGTGGTGGGCAAGCCCAGCCCCTACATGTTCGAGTGCATCACAGAGCACTTCAGCGTGGACCCCGGCCGCACGCTGATGGTGGGCGACCGCCTGGAGACTGACATCCTCTTCGGCCACCGCTGTGGTATGACCACCGTGCTCACGCTCACGGGCGTCTCCCGCCTGGAGGAGGCCCAGGCCTACCTGGCGGCCGGCCAGCACGACCTCGTGCCCCATTACTACGTGGAGAGCATCGCGGACTTGATGGAGGGGTTGGAGGACTGA